A single region of the Nicotiana sylvestris chromosome 6, ASM39365v2, whole genome shotgun sequence genome encodes:
- the LOC104245967 gene encoding 3beta-hydroxysteroid-dehydrogenase/decarboxylase isoform X2: protein MAIVAEGGKELETCVVLGGRGFVGKWLVDRLLRIGNWIVRIADSLPSLQLEPSESLLSHALSSGRASYFHVDILHKSHIIPAIDGASVVFYMDSRDSYAHDFYICYTIVVQGAKNIITACQECKVKRLVYNSSAEVVLNSWQDIHGGDESLPYSSKFVNMVTDLKAQAEALVLVANDADGLLTCAIRPSYVFGPEDNYLSSLLVNVAKSGWAKFIIGLGDNMSDFTYVENVAHAHICAEKALRSRGSNICGKAFFITNLKPMKFKNFVSLVMERLGYQRSMIKIPARVVQYCTLIMKWTISRMSNWNPDNVPAFDIIELALCHRRFNCFAAQKYIGYSPVVSLEEGVALTTKSFHSARESSLSSDSDTDEESNVHKLLGGGKAAEILLWRDEQRTFTCFLLLVFIHYWFFLSGRSFLSSLAQLLLMIASALWGYSILPPTIYGIAVPRISWSFFEISEVDMRNCFYNLAYTWNRMSHLASLLAQGEDWSIFLKAAIPLYCLKLIIADCLTFALGIALALAFTSFLIYEQYEDEIDSTANVIFSISKGAFTLLMRSLRLPLALIHSDSEMPRGICSSRLKIQQ from the exons ATGGCGATTGTGGCGGAAGGTGGTAAGGAGTTGGAGACGTGCGTGGTATTAGGGGGACGAGGATTCGTCGGGAAATGGCTTGTGGATAGGCTTCTTCGAATCGGCAATTGGATCGTCCGAATCGCCGATTCTTTGCCCAGTCTTCAACTTGAACCCTCCGAGTCCCTTCTTTCTCATGCCCTCTCTTCTGGCCGCGCTTCCTATTTCCATGTCGATATTCTTCATAAATCTCATATTATTCCAG CTATTGATGGCGCATCAGTTGTATTTTACATGGATTCTAGGGATTCATATGCTCATGATTTCTATATTTGCTACACAATTGTTGTTCAAG GTGCCAAGAATATCATTACTGCTTGTCAAGAGTGTAAAGTCAAAAGGCTAGTATACAACAGTTCTGCTGAGGTAGTTTTGAACAGCTGGCAGGATATACATGGCGGGGATGAGTCCTTACCATATTCCAGTAAA TTTGTGAACATGGTAACTGATCTCAAGGCTCAAGCAGAGGCTCTAGTTTTAGTTGCAAATGATGCTGACGGCCTTCTTACTTGTGCAATTCGTCCTAGCTATGTTTTTGGACCTGAAGACAATTATCTCTCCTCTTTGCTGGTCAATGTTGCAAAATCTGGCTGGGCCAAG tttattataggGCTTGGTGACAATATGTCTGATTTCACCTATGTGGAGAATGTTGCCCATGCACATATATGTGCTGAAAAAGCTCTACGTTCTAGGGGAAGTAACATATGTGGCAAG GCCTTTTTCATCACTAATCTCAAGCCAATGAAATTCAAGAATTTTGTATCTCTTGTGATGGAGAGATTGGGATATCAAAG GTCCATGATCAAGATTCCTGCTAGGGTTGTCCAATATTGTACTTTGATCATGAAATGGACAATTTCAAGGATGAGCAATTGGAATCCTGATAATGTGCCAGCTTTTGATATTATTGAATTAGCATTGTGCCATAGGAGATTTAATTGCTTTGCAGCTCAGAAATATATTGGATATTCTCCTGTTGTTTCCCTTGAA GAAGGAGTTGCTTTAACCACTAAGTCCTTTCATTCAGCCAGGGAATCATCTTTGTCAAGCGATAGTGACACTGATGAGGAATCAAACGTGCATAAACTGCTAGGAGGTGGAAAAG CTGCCGAAATTTTATTGTGGAGAGATGAGCAGAGAACATTTACTTGTTTCCTTTTGCTGGTTTTCATCCATTACTGGTTCTTCCTGTCTGGGAGGAGTTTTCTTTCATCTCTTGCCCAGCTTCTACTGATGATCGCTTCTGCTCTCTGGGGATACAGCATTCTGCCACCAACAAT ATATGGCATTGCAGTTCCCAGGATATCGTGGTCTTTCTTTGAGATCTCTGAAGTGGATATGAGAAATTGCTTTTACAACTTAGCATATACGTGGAACAGAATGAGTCATTTAGCAAGTTTACTAGCCCAAGGAGAAGACTGGTCTATATTTTTGAAG GCCGCCATACCCCTGTATTGTTTGAAGTTGATAATTGCAGATTGCTTGACTTTTGCACTTGGTATAG CACTAGCTCTGGCATTCACTTCATTCCTCATTTACGAGCAGTACGAGGATGAAATTGATAGTACGGCAAATGTAATATTCAGCATATCAAAAGGTGCCTTTACTTTGCTGATGAGGAGCTTACGCTTGCCTTTGGCATTGATCCATTCTGATTCAGAAATGCCTCGAGGGATCTGCTCTTCTAGATTGAAGATTCAGCAATGA
- the LOC104245967 gene encoding 3beta-hydroxysteroid-dehydrogenase/decarboxylase isoform X1 — protein MAIVAEGGKELETCVVLGGRGFVGKWLVDRLLRIGNWIVRIADSLPSLQLEPSESLLSHALSSGRASYFHVDILHKSHIIPAIDGASVVFYMDSRDSYAHDFYICYTIVVQGAKNIITACQECKVKRLVYNSSAEVVLNSWQDIHGGDESLPYSSKFVNMVTDLKAQAEALVLVANDADGLLTCAIRPSYVFGPEDNYLSSLLVNVAKSGWAKFIIGLGDNMSDFTYVENVAHAHICAEKALRSRGSNICGKAFFITNLKPMKFKNFVSLVMERLGYQRSMIKIPARVVQYCTLIMKWTISRMSNWNPDNVPAFDIIELALCHRRFNCFAAQKYIGYSPVVSLEEGVALTTKSFHSARESSLSSDSDTDEESNVHKLLGGGKGCAAAEILLWRDEQRTFTCFLLLVFIHYWFFLSGRSFLSSLAQLLLMIASALWGYSILPPTIYGIAVPRISWSFFEISEVDMRNCFYNLAYTWNRMSHLASLLAQGEDWSIFLKAAIPLYCLKLIIADCLTFALGIALALAFTSFLIYEQYEDEIDSTANVIFSISKGAFTLLMRSLRLPLALIHSDSEMPRGICSSRLKIQQ, from the exons ATGGCGATTGTGGCGGAAGGTGGTAAGGAGTTGGAGACGTGCGTGGTATTAGGGGGACGAGGATTCGTCGGGAAATGGCTTGTGGATAGGCTTCTTCGAATCGGCAATTGGATCGTCCGAATCGCCGATTCTTTGCCCAGTCTTCAACTTGAACCCTCCGAGTCCCTTCTTTCTCATGCCCTCTCTTCTGGCCGCGCTTCCTATTTCCATGTCGATATTCTTCATAAATCTCATATTATTCCAG CTATTGATGGCGCATCAGTTGTATTTTACATGGATTCTAGGGATTCATATGCTCATGATTTCTATATTTGCTACACAATTGTTGTTCAAG GTGCCAAGAATATCATTACTGCTTGTCAAGAGTGTAAAGTCAAAAGGCTAGTATACAACAGTTCTGCTGAGGTAGTTTTGAACAGCTGGCAGGATATACATGGCGGGGATGAGTCCTTACCATATTCCAGTAAA TTTGTGAACATGGTAACTGATCTCAAGGCTCAAGCAGAGGCTCTAGTTTTAGTTGCAAATGATGCTGACGGCCTTCTTACTTGTGCAATTCGTCCTAGCTATGTTTTTGGACCTGAAGACAATTATCTCTCCTCTTTGCTGGTCAATGTTGCAAAATCTGGCTGGGCCAAG tttattataggGCTTGGTGACAATATGTCTGATTTCACCTATGTGGAGAATGTTGCCCATGCACATATATGTGCTGAAAAAGCTCTACGTTCTAGGGGAAGTAACATATGTGGCAAG GCCTTTTTCATCACTAATCTCAAGCCAATGAAATTCAAGAATTTTGTATCTCTTGTGATGGAGAGATTGGGATATCAAAG GTCCATGATCAAGATTCCTGCTAGGGTTGTCCAATATTGTACTTTGATCATGAAATGGACAATTTCAAGGATGAGCAATTGGAATCCTGATAATGTGCCAGCTTTTGATATTATTGAATTAGCATTGTGCCATAGGAGATTTAATTGCTTTGCAGCTCAGAAATATATTGGATATTCTCCTGTTGTTTCCCTTGAA GAAGGAGTTGCTTTAACCACTAAGTCCTTTCATTCAGCCAGGGAATCATCTTTGTCAAGCGATAGTGACACTGATGAGGAATCAAACGTGCATAAACTGCTAGGAGGTGGAAAAGGTTG TGCAGCTGCCGAAATTTTATTGTGGAGAGATGAGCAGAGAACATTTACTTGTTTCCTTTTGCTGGTTTTCATCCATTACTGGTTCTTCCTGTCTGGGAGGAGTTTTCTTTCATCTCTTGCCCAGCTTCTACTGATGATCGCTTCTGCTCTCTGGGGATACAGCATTCTGCCACCAACAAT ATATGGCATTGCAGTTCCCAGGATATCGTGGTCTTTCTTTGAGATCTCTGAAGTGGATATGAGAAATTGCTTTTACAACTTAGCATATACGTGGAACAGAATGAGTCATTTAGCAAGTTTACTAGCCCAAGGAGAAGACTGGTCTATATTTTTGAAG GCCGCCATACCCCTGTATTGTTTGAAGTTGATAATTGCAGATTGCTTGACTTTTGCACTTGGTATAG CACTAGCTCTGGCATTCACTTCATTCCTCATTTACGAGCAGTACGAGGATGAAATTGATAGTACGGCAAATGTAATATTCAGCATATCAAAAGGTGCCTTTACTTTGCTGATGAGGAGCTTACGCTTGCCTTTGGCATTGATCCATTCTGATTCAGAAATGCCTCGAGGGATCTGCTCTTCTAGATTGAAGATTCAGCAATGA
- the LOC104245968 gene encoding autophagy-related protein 23-like: protein MSPAPPGEEEAPKPSKDKKRKRVSISETSKPKKSKTHKPKNDVAVLSEDAFLWLRDEEEEEHEDGDFRLVARNKSAKAIEPAMIEEVQPRVEEGLEDASSRVPKSAGADVASHRDAQSVDVSERASSEALRKGESAPSDLLGAINIDSSSDAAVMLHREAFNKSQAQINRYGAALKMLTDERDDLKCLYVQMVEEIKDLQAELATSHKKQTDLIEQVQQKAEKIEQLREEAEIKDVETLEWKQNMDRLASEKDTARDQLSAVERHLQSVKKESLARDKKIKDLEARLAAELAKTASVAERAKADA from the exons ATGAGTCCGGCCCCGCCCGGGGAAGAGGAGGCCCCGAAACCATCTAAGgataagaagagaaaaagggtTTCGATCTCCGAGACTTCGAAACCAAAGAAGAGTAAGACTCACAAGCCAAAGAATGACGTCGCTGTCCTATCTGAGGATGCATTTCTCTGGCtacgagatgaagaagaagaggaacatGAAGATGGTGACTTCAGGTTGGTGGCTCGAAATAAGAGCGCAAAGGCCATTGAGCCGGCTATGATTGAAGAAGTTCAGCCTCGAGTTGAGGAGGGCCTGGAAGATGCCTCAAGCAGAGTACCCAAGTCAGCGGGGGCTGACGTTGCCTCTCATCGAGATGCGCAATCGGTGGACGTATCTGAAAGGGCCAGTTCTGAGGCCCTTCGAAAAGGAGAGAGTGCCCCAAGTGACTTACTTGGGGCAATCAATATTGATTCGTCTTCCGATGCT GCTGTGATGCTTCATCGGGAAGCGTTCAACAAATCCCAAGCTCAGATAAACCGGTATGGGGCCGCTCTCAAGATGCTTACGGATGAGAGAGATGATCTCAAATGCCTCTATGTGCAAATGGTAGAGGAGATCAAGGACCTCCAAGCTGAATTAGCAACATCCCATAAGAAACAGACCGATCTCATCGAACAG GTTCAACAGAAGGCTGAGAAAATCGAGCAACTTCGTGAGGAGGCAGAGATAAAAGATGTAGAGACTTTGGAGTGGAAGCAGAACATGGACCGCCTCGCCTCAGAGAAAGATACAGCCCGAGACCAGTTGTCTGCGGTTGAACGTCACCTCCAAAGCGTGAAAAAGGAGAGCCTGGCCCGAGACAAAAAAATTAAGGATCTTGAGGCTCGGTTGGCCGCTGAGCTTGCAAAGACCGCTTCTGTAGCGGAAAGAGCAAAGGCCGATGCGTAA